The DNA sequence TGCGGGATGAAAAGAAGGCCCGTCCCTGGGTTGTGCCCGGCACTCCCGGTTGTGAACACCGCGTGGGCGGCCTGGAAAAATCGGATGTCACTGGTAACGTCGATTACTCTCCGCAGAACCATCAGTACATGACGACTCTGCGAGCCAATAAAATCGCCGGCATCGCCGACTTCATTCCCGAACAGGAAGTCGAAGGCCCGGAATCTGGCGAACTGCTTGTGATCAGTTGGGGCGGAACTTACGGTGCTGTCCGTACCGCCGTCAAACATTCGATCAAAGAAGGACTTTCGGTGGCACACGCTCACCTGCGGTATCTGAATCCGTTCCCCAAAAATCTGGGCGACGTGATCAAGAACTACAAGAAGGTCCTGATTCCGGAACTCAATACCGGGCAGTTGCGAATGATCATTCGCGGCACCTATCTGGCAGACGCCGTTGGTTTGAACAAGGTCCAGGGGAAACCGTTCCTGATCAGCGAAGTCAAGCAGAAGATCAGAGAAGTGATCGAAGACAAATAAACCATCGTTTTCACAGACCAACAGCTAAACTATTTTAGAAACGATTGATTGCGTTTAAGGATAATAAAATGAGTGTAGACACCTCGCTACCTGTCCTCTCGCCAAAAGATTTTGCCAGTGACCAGGAAATCCGCTGGTGCCCCCGCTGCGGCGACTATTCCATTCTCGCCCAGATGAAAAAAGTTCTGCCCACCCTGGGAATTCCCAAGGAAAAATTTGTATTCGTGTCCGGTATCGGCTGCTCCAGCCGGTTCCCGTACTACATGGATACCTACGGCATGCACAGTATTCACGGTCGTGCACCGGCAGTCGCGACAGGCGTAAAACTCGCCAACCCCGATCTGCAGGTCTGGGTGATTACCGGTGATGGCGATTCGCTCTCCATCGGCGGGAACCACTTCATGCACGTCCTGCGGCGGAATGTGGATGTCAAAGTTATTCTGTTCAACAACCAGATTTATGGTCTGACCAAAGGACAATACTCACCGACCAGCCCCACGGGTACTAAAACTAAAAGTACGCCGTTCGGTTCGGTGGACCGTCCGCTGAACCCGCTGTCCGTCGCCATCGGCGCACGTGCTACCTTCGCAGCCCGCTCGGTCGATGTCGATATCAAGCACCTCTGTAACGTGCTCGAACGGGCTGCCAACCACAAGGGAACCGCCTTCGTCGAGGTCTACCAGGACTGTAACGTCTTCAACAGCGGTGCCTTTGCATTTGCCTCGAAGAAGGGCGAAAAGGAAGAAAACGTTATTTACCTCGAACACGGCAAGCCGCTGATTTTCGGTAAAGATCGTGACAAAGGGATTCGGCTCAACAGCCATGATCAGCCCGAAGTCGTCGAACTGGGTAAAGGCATTACCGAAGACGATCTGCTGTTCCACGACGAAAAATCGGAAGACATGAATCTCGCATTCCTGCTGGCCAGCATGCGATATCCGGAAATGCCCGAACCCATGGGCGTCTTCCGTTGTGTCGAACATCCGACCTATAACGAAGCCGTCTACGATCAGGTTAAATCCGCTACTGAACGTAACGGAGAAGGAAACCTGGAAGCCCTGTTCAATACCGGGGATACCTGGACCGTGTAAACGGCTCGCATCATTCCATCAAAAAAGGCGTTACAGTTTCTGCTGTAACGCCTTTTTCATTGAGTGAATTATTTCTGACGTCTAGTCCGACGTTTTCTCTTCGCCGAAAGAGAGTCGCATCTGGCGATTCTCGTTGGGATTCAGCTCTTTGAACAGCAGGCTGGGTTGAATGCCTTTGTTGTTCTGGTACTTGTCACTGTTGTATTCGACGATCTCGCCTTCCACTGTGTGGTAAATAATCTGGCAGATCGGAATGCCTGCATAAATACGGACCGGCTGAGCCACGGTAATTTCCAGAGTCCAGTAGCCACAGAATCCGATGTCGCCTACCCCGGCGGTGGCGTGAACAGAAATTCCCAGTCGTCCGATGGAAGAGCGGCCCTCCAGCAGAGGGGCCAGGTTGTGAGTTTCAGTCCGTTCGACGGTTCGTCCCAGATAGAGTTGCCCGGGGTAAAGAACCATCCCTTCTTCCGGGATGACATATTTCCCCAGCCGGTTCGGACGGGCCATGTCCAGCACGATTTCCTCGTAGACCATCAACTCATTGTGGAGACAGAGGTTATAGCTGTTGGGATTCAGATACTTTGCATTATACGGCTCAATGACAATATCAGTTCCCAGGCGTTTTTCGATTTCTTTCCCGGTCAGGATCATCGGCGACTCATTATTGTGAAGGTTGAAGGAAGACTTCGCATACTGGAACCATAAACCGCGGCGAACAGGCTTTCAACAGTTCGGGCGGACGTTTTCAGAATCGGGAACAAGTCGTTAACCAACAGGCAATTACTGGTCGAGGGGTTTTAAACCGATCCGCGGACAGATTTTCAGCAGAGCACATTCCCGGCAGCGCGGCTTGCGGGCGACACAGGTTGCCCGACCGTGCAAAATGACCCGATGCGAAAAGGCGATCCATTCCTTCTTCGGCAGGACCTCCATCAGATCCCGCTCGATGATCTCCGGGTTCTTGCTTGTCGTCAGTCCGAAGAGATTACAGATCCGTTTCACATGCGTATCAACGACCACGCCGCTGGGAATATCAAAGGCCGTTCCCAGAACCACGTTGGCGGTCTTGCGGCCGACGCCGGGCAGTGCGACCAGTTCTTTGAGCGTCTTCGGGACTTCCCCCTCGTGATCGTCCATCAAAGCCTGGGCCATCTTGCGGATGTTTGTCGCTTTCGCGCGGAAAAAGCCCAGCGGGTACACGATCTTTTCTACATCAGCCTGCTTGCTGGTCGCAAGTTTCGCAGCCGTGGGATATTTTTTGAACAAGGTCGGCGTCGTGGCATTCACGCGTTCGTCGGTGCACTGTGCTGAGAGGATCGTGGCGACCAGCAGTTGAAACGGTGAATCGTGAATCAGGGCACACTCGGGTTCAGGGAACAGGCGAGCCAGTCCGCGCGCGATTTTGCGGGCATGTTTCTTTTTATCATCAAGTGAGTCGGCATAACTGGAACCTGACACAACGGGTTTCGTTTTTTTGGCCATATTCTGAATGACATTTCCCAAACTGGAGTGCTACTCTGAGTGACATCGCTGGTTTTCACCGGCGAGCATGTGAACTGGTCTCAGTATGGGAGACCCCGGATTCTTTTTCAATGAATCGACAGGAATTAGCAGATGGTATCTGATTCGGAAATGATTGAGCAGCGGCTGGAAGCCAGCGCAGGTGTTGTACCGGTTTTGAGTCTGGAGAACACGGTTCTGCTGCCCCACTCGCTGCAGTTATTGAGAATCACTGCCCCCCTCGATTGCCAACTCGTCTCGGATGTGCTCGCTTCCGGATCTCTCATCGCCATCGATTCGCAACAGGTCTGCTCCCGTACCGGATCAATTCTCTCTATCGGAACAGACATTCGTCCCGTCTGTCTGGCTTCGATCGTTTCACCAGCTCAGCTGGAAGCGGGGCACTATTCGCTGCTGGTTCAGGGGCATTGTCGAGCGCGTTCCGTCACGCTGCTCAATACGGATACGCCTTATCGCACCGCGCTGTTGGATCTCAAACCCGATTACTATCCCGAGGAACCGGTGATTCACCGGGAGCATCGTCAACTGGAACTGATCGAACATTTCTCGCGGATCTTTACCGATCACATTTCTGAACCCACATACTTTCATCAACTGCATCGCGATATTGAGCTGGGCATTCTCTGTGACACGCTCGCTGGCTCGCTGCCGCTCGAATCTCCACTGCAGCAACTGATCCTGGCAGAACAGGATGTCGATCAGCGGAGCGATTTACTGCTGAGTTTTCTGAAGAGCATTGTTCGCCAGCAGCAGCGCGATCCCGCCGCCGCGATCCCTTCCAACGGATTCAGCTTGAACTGAAGTGCTCATACATTCCTGTGTGCCTTCCCGGATAAGCAAAATTGCTTGTGACTTCTGACTCTCTCGCCTAAGATAAAGTCAACTGTTTGATTCTTTATCCCCAGTCTCTTCTCCGGGAATCGGCTTCGATGAAATTGCGCTTCACAAACTTCTGGCAGGTGATCTGTGTCTGTCTGCTGCTCGCTGGGTTACTGACCAACCAGATACAGGCTGCCGAGAACAGTCGCCCCAATATTCTGTTCTGTATCGCCGATGACGCCTCTTATCCGCACATGGGCGCGTATGGTTGTTCCTGGGTCAAGACGCCCGCCTTCGACCGGGTGGCTCGCGAAGGTCTGCTCTTTACGAACGCATATACGCCGAATGCCAAGTGTGCTCCTTCGCGTGCCTGCATCCTGACTGGACGCAATTCCTGGCAACTCAAAGAGGCCGGCAATCACATGGCGTTCTTTCCGCCGGAATTCAAAACTTATGTTGAAGCCCTGGCAGAGCACGGCTATGTCGTCGGTAAAACAGCGAAAGGCTGGGCACCAGGTGTCGCCGTCGATGCACAAGGCAAACGCCGAAACCTGGCCGGTCCCGCCTTTAACAGCAAAAAACTCAAACCGCCTGCTACAGGCATTTCGTCCATCGACTATGCCGGGAACTTCGGTGAATTTCTCCAGACCTGTCCCGAACAGAAATCCTGGTGTTTCTGGTACGGCGGTTTCGAACCGCATCGACGTTATGAATACGGCTCGGGGGCGAAGAACGCCGGCAAGAAAATTGCAGACATCGATCGCGTTCCCGCTTACTGGCCCGATAACGAAGTCATTCGCAACGACATGCTCGACTATGCGTACGAAATCGAACACTTCGATCAGCACCTGGGGCGCATGTTGAAAATGCTGGAAGAGCGGGGTGAACTGGACAATACCCTGATCGTGGTGACTGCGGATAACGGAATGCCTTTTCCTCGCATCAAGGGACAGGAATACGAACTCTCCAACCATCTTCCCCTGGCCATCATGTGGCCGGATGGCATTAAAGCCCCGGGACGCGTCATCAAGGATTACGTGAGTTTCATCGACTTCGCGCCCACGTTCATCGAAGTTGCCGGGCTCAAATGGAACCAGACCGGAATGCAGCCTGCAACCGGTCAGAGCCTGACCGATATTTTTCAGTCTACCAAATCGGGGCAGGTCAATCCGGACCGCGACCATGTTCTCATCGGCAAAGAACGCCACGATATCGGCCGCCCTCATGATCAGGGATACCCGATCCGTGGTATCGTCAAAGGGGGGATGCTTTACCTGCACAATTACGAAACAGGACGCTGGCCCGCCGGCAATCCCGAGACCGGTTACCTGAATTGTGATGGCAGCCCGACGAAGACAGTCATCCTGGATCTCCGTCGCGACGGCAGTCAACAGCAGTTCTGGGAGCTTGCGTTCGGGAAACGGCCGTCCGAAGAACTGTTCGCGATCGACAGCGATCAGGAGTGTATGACGAACCTGGCAGAAACGCTGGAATATCAGAAAGTCAAACAGGCCCTGAAACAACAGCTGGAAGCAGAACTCAAAGCGCAACAGGATCCGCGGATGACAGGCAAGGGGGGCGTCTTCGAAGCTTATCAGTATTCCGATCCCCGCACGCGGAATTTCTACGAACGTTACATGGGGGGAGAACCGCTCAAAGCGGGCTGGGTTAACAAGACGGACTTTGAAGCTGCTCCGCTCGACTGAAGTGTGACACGGATTTATTCGTCATCCTGTTGGGAACTGAAGTAGCCGGCCGAGGACTGAAAGTACTTCTCACGTCGGCGCTGGGAGTCGGCAGACAGATTCGAGAGACCCGCTTTCAGATCTTCCAGGTTCGCATTGCAGTAGCGACAACCGGTCTGTTGCAGATGGAATTCAACGAAACTCTGGAATTCCGGCGGCAGGGTTTCCAGTAGATAGCCCCCCAGTTGACTCCGGGTCGGGCAGCTCAAACGGTTCCGTCTCCAGATCTCGCCGACAGAATGCACTCCTTCGTCGCGCTGTCGCGCAAGTTCCGCCAGCCGGACCCGTAATCGGTCTGATTGACGGAGTGCCGCCTCGATCTGAGACATCAGGTCTGTCGACAGACTTTCATCCAGATATGACAGTAGTTCCTGATCGGTGAAGCTGCTTTCAGTCATGCTGCGTCCCAGGGGGAAGAGTACGGGAGAATTCTGAACCACAGTTTCATTATGGACGAATGAATTCTTGCTTTAAAGACTAGTCGGATAAACAGTTGTGATTTTGACCAGAAAGAGCAAACCGTTAATTTCTGAAGAAAGCTGCCTGAGGGGAAGCAGGTATTTTACAGAATAAGTAGGTCGTCGGCCGGCTTTTCCAGTGCACAAACGGGTTTCTACAGCTCAAATGGTTGTGGCTGGAAGGCTTGCTCGTTAGCATACCGGAAGAAAATTGACGCGCTTAAGTTGCGCCTGGTGGCGCCTGAATGCTGTCACAGCTCCATTCTCTGATTGTCAGATCAGGTAACACCCTTCTTTCGGTCCTCTGAAGACAGCAGGTTCCATTATCACAGAGGGGAACTGGATTCAGAGTCGGGCGCGTGATGATTTTATGGTTCGTTTAGAAGAATTGAAGGAAATACAGTGGCTGCTCAAGCAAATGCCTTATCAATGGAAGAATTGAAGGAAAAAGGAAAAGTCCTTCGCCGTCTGATCATCAAAATGACGACCGAAGCTGGCAGTGGACACCCCAGCAGCAGTCTGTCTGCCGTCGAAGTGGTGAACGCACTCTGGTTTGGCGGGTTCATGAAATACGATCCACAGAACCCCACCTGGGAAGCCCGCGATCGCTTCATTCTGAGCAAAGGTCACGCGGTTCCCGTGTTGTACGCCGCCATGGCGGAAGCCGGTTACTTCTCCACTGATGATGTCATGACGCTCCGTAAACTGGGCAGCCCCTTCGAAGGTCACCCCAACATGAAGCGTCTGCCCGGGATTGAAGCCTCCACCGGCTCACTGGGTCAGGGACTCTCACTGGGTATCGGCCAGGCCCTCGGTGCTCGTTTGAATAAAAACGGTGCCAACGTCTTCGTTGTTATCGGCGATGGCGAAATGGGTGAAGGTCAGGTCTGGGAAGCACTCGCAGCTGCTGAGAAATACAAGCTCGGAAACCTGACCGCGATTATCGATCAGAACGGTTACCAGCAGACCGGTGCCACGAAAGACGTTCTGGATATGGGATCTTTCGAAGATAAGATTGCCTCCTTCGGCTGGCACACCCAGACCATCAACGGTAACTGCCAGGAAACGGTAGTCGAAGCACTGGAAGCAGCCGCTAAAGTCACCGATCGGCCCAAGGCTATTATTTCACAGACCAAAAAAGGGTATGGCATCCTGCCGGTTCTTGAAGAAGCCGGCGATACCAACTACCACGGCAAGCCGCTCTCTCCCGAACTGGCAGAAAAAGCACTCGCCTTGCTCAGTTAGTACCCCTGCTATTCCTGACCGCTCGGTAAACATCCGGGCGGCGTCAGGTTGCCGGCAGTTCGAATCAAACAATATCTACAGGCAAAACACAGACAAAAGAGATAAAGCATTATGTATTTAGGTGAACTTAGCGGATTGAAAATCGGACAGGCCACCCGCGATGCGTTTGGCGATGCATTGAAAGATCTGGGTGACCAGTTTTCGACTGTCGTTACCGTTGACGGTGACGTAGGAAACTCGACTCGTACCGAAGTCTTCGCCAAGGCATACCCCGAACGTGCCTTCAACGTCGGGATCGCAGAAAGCAACATGGTCAGCGTGGCCGGTGGTCTGGCCTCAACCGGTCATATCCCCGTCGTCGCCAGCTTTGCCGCATTTCTGATGTGCAACGCTTACGACCAGATCAGAATGTCGATCGCGTTCCCGAGCATGAACGTCAAAATGGTTGGTACTCACGCCGGGATTTCGATCGGTGAAGATGGTCCTTCACAGATGGGTATCGAAGACGTCTCCCTGGCCTGCAGTCTGCCCGGCGTTGTTGTGATGGTAACTGCTGATGCCTTTTCCACCAAAGCCGCAACCAAAGCCATGCTGGAGCACGAAGGACCTGTCTACCTGCGTCTGGGACGTCCCAACGTTTCTGAAATCTACAAAGATGGTGACAGCTTTGAAATCGGTAAAGCCAATACCGTTCGTGAAGGTGACGATGTTACCATCATCGCTAACGGCCTGATGGTCGCCGGTGCGATGGACGCTGCCACCAAGCTGGCTGAAGAAGGTGTCAGTGCTCGCGTCATCGACATGCACACCATCAAGCCGCTGGACACGGACGCGATTGCCAAAGCAGCCCGTGAAACAGGTCGGATTGTGGTCGCTGAAGAACACCTGGCACACGGCGGACTGGGATCTGCTGTCGCCATGGCTGTCTCACAGATCGATCCGGTCCCCATGGCATTCGTTAACGTCGGCGACTGCTTCGCTGAGAGTGGCGATCCTCAGGGACTGCTCGACAAGTACGGTCTGACTGCTGATGCGATCGTTGAAGCTGTCAAAAAAGTGAAATAAGCAGAATGGCAAGCCCCCCTGATTTTTCAGGGGGGCTTTGTCTATAATTGTTGCTGACAAATTGATTCATATGACCCATTCACATTCTGTGAGAGAACTTTGTGACTGAGTTTCGCGCCTTCCACAACACTGACCCGCCGCAGCTGCTGAAACTCTGGCATTCTGCAGGATTAGGGAGAGGTGCCGCAGAATGTCTCACGAACGACGCATTCGAAGTTCTCATCTTTTCCCAGCCCTACTTTGACCCGGAAGGGTTGATCGTCGCCGTGGAAGATGGTGCGATCGTTGGTTTCGTACTGGCTGGCTTCGGTCCTAATCAGGAACTCTCGGCCCTCAGTTTCTCTGAAGGCGTCATCTGTGCCGTCATTGTGCATCCGGAATTCCGACGTCGAGGCATTGGTCGCGAACTGGTCCGTCGGGCAGAGGAATACCTGCTCGCAAAAGGCGCCACGCAAATCACCGCCGGACCCTCCGGACTGCTCTCTCCTTACCTGGTCGGCCTGTATGGCGGGACCCGCCCTTCTGGGTTTCTGCTCTCCGATCCCCTGGCGGCTCCTTTTTTTGAAAGCCTCGGCTACGAAGCCATTGGCTCTACGCGCATCTATCAGCGTGATCTGCTCGGTCAGAAACCGCCGATTAAATTTCACCTCGTGAACCTCCGCCGAAAAATGCAGCTGGAAATCTCCGATGATTACCAGGCTCCCAACTGGTGGTGGCTGACACGTCTGGGACGTCTCGAAACGCTGCATTTCGAACTTGTGCCCAAATCCGGCTATGATGCCATGGCCTCGGCGACCGTCGTGGGACTGGACCTCTATATTCCCAAATGGGAAGAACGCGTGATCGGTCTCACCGATGTCTACGTGAAAGAATCAGAACGGGGCAAAGGCTACGGGCAGTCACTCCTGCTGGAAATTGGCCGTCGACTTCAGGACGAGCTGATCACCAAGCTTGAACTGCACGTTGCCGAAACCAACGCGGTTGCCTGGCACGTTGCAGAAGCGGTGGGTTACTACCAGGTGGATACTGGTATTGTATATCAGCGCGTTTCTCGTTAGCGTGTAACTGACTGCCGCGTCGTTAATATAACTCTCGACAGGCACGCTGGTTCTGCTGATTCCGAAATGTCCATGGAAAGGTAACCGTAGATGGCGGCTCTCTATATCTCCGAAGACGATGTCCGTTCCCTGATGGACATGGAGAAATCCATTCTCATCACGCACAAGGTTTTCAAAGAAATCGCAAGCGGGCGAGTGATGAATGCCCCTCGACAACGGGTGCGGGCACCAGGTGTCATGCTGCATACCATGTCTGCCGCCAATGAATACCTGAACTACGTCGGCTGGAAAGCATACACCACCACCAGAGAGTCAGCCCGCTTTCACGTGGCGATCTACGATCAGGAATCGGGTGAGATGCGCGCCTTGATCGAAGCGGATTTTCTCGGCCAGCTGCGCACCGGCGCAGCCAGTGCTGTCGCTACCGAATTCATGGCTCGCCCGGATTCCAAGGTGGTCGGCCTGTTTGGTTCCGGACTGCAGGCACGCACTCAATTGCAGGCCATCTGTATGACCCGCAAGATAGAATTCGTGCAGGTCTATTCGCGCAATTACGAAAACTGCAGCCGCTTCGCTGAAGAAATGACCGAACTCTGCGATGTCGAAGTCAGTGCCTGCCATTCCCCCGACGAGACGGCAGCCGAAAAAGACATTGTGATTTGCGCCACCACCGCCAAGGCTCCCCTCTTTGATGGACGGGTTCTGGATGAAGGGACGCATTTGAATGTCGTCGGTTCAAATCACCGCAGCCGTCGCGAAATTGATCGCACCACGATTAAACGGGCCGATGTGATCGTCTGTGACGACATCGAACAGTGTAAGATCGAAGCCGGCGACTTCATGCAGCCGGTTGACGAAGGAATCACGGACTGGCGGCTGATGCACAATCTCTCAGAGATCGTCGCCGAACGCGAAACCGGACGGGCTACCGACGATCAGGTGACTCTATTCAAGTCGGTAGGCATTGCAGCCGAAGATGTCGCGATGGGCGTTCAGGTTTATGAATATGCACTGGAAGAAGGGCTTGGCGTCGATCTGCCGTTCTAAATCGCTTCAGCGCTGTGCTCGTTCCTGCTGTTTGACTGCCTGGTAGATGGCTTCCATCTCCTGCAAAGTCGCTTCCTGGATTGAGCGGCCTTCCGTTTCCAGGGCCTGTTCGATTTTCTGGACCCGCACCTGGAACTTACGGTTACTTTTTCGCAGGGCTTCTTCCGGGTTGATCTTCCAGCGACGGGCAATGTTCGCGACCACAAACAGGATGTCTCCCAGTTCGCCTTCCACCCGGGCCTGCAGCTCCGGATCGTCCAGTTCCTGGTCCGCAATGACTTCGGCTTCCACGGTGGCAGGTGTTTCAGGCAGTCGTCCATCATGAAACAGTTCGTCGGCCAGTTCCTGGATTTCTTCCCGCAGCTTATCAAACAGCATGTCGCGGTGAGGAAAATCATAACCCACCTTGGCCGCTTTTTCCGCGACCCGCGATGCACGAGCCAAAGCCGGCAGTGCCTCGGGCAGGCCATCAAAGATCGAGCGCCGCTGTTTTTCCTGGTCTTTGATCTGGTCCCAGTTTTTGCGGACTTCATCCGGCGTTTCCGCACTCACATCACCGAACACATGCGGATGACGTTCAATCATCTTGCGGGTCAGGCGGTCAACCACATGAGTTAAATCAAAGCGACCTTCGTCCGCCGCGATCTGTGAGTCGAGCACAATCTGCAGCAGCAGGTCCCCGAGTTCTTCGATGATATGCTGATCGTTGCCCGAATCGATGGCTTCCAGCAGTTCGTAGGTCTCCTCGAGGGTATAAGGTTTGATCGTTTCCAGCGTCTGTGCCCGGTCCCAGGGGCAGCCTTCCGGCGATCGCAGTCGGGCAATCACGTCGCAAAGCTTTTCAAAGGCGGGGGTTAGAATGCTATAATCGGGAGGAGTACCCGGCAGGGGAGCGGAGCTACCCTGAGTGTTCTCGGATCGGGCTGGGGGGACAGAATCTGTCATTGTGCTACCGTATGATTCACCTGAAGGCTCGGATCGTGTAGGATGAATGTATCGTAGCGAATTCGCTTGTTCCTGAAAATTCACAACCATTCGATGAGGCATAAATCATGAGTTTTCTCAAGAAAAGTTCACTGGCAGTCTGTGTAATGATGTTGTCTCTGAGTACCGCGTTCGCCGACGATTCCACTCAGCAGGCGGAACTGGAAAAGAAATTCGAAAAAGAAATGTCCGGTGCCACGCTGGTGGGACATTTTACAGTCGATGGCAGAGAGAACGGAAATCCACTCCGCGAGGAACGCTATGATATCGCCTCAGCCAAAAAACTGCAGGGTGACCAGTGGGTCTTGACAGCCCGTATCAAGTACGGTGACAACGATGTCAATGTCCCGATCCCATTGAATGTCTACTGGGCCGGCGACACTCCGGTGATCTCACTGACGAATATTTCGATCCCCGGTCTCGGTAACGCATTCACTTCCCGGGTCATGTTCTACGATGGTCGTTATGCGGGGACCTGGCAGCACGGCAAAGTAGGCGGAAACCTCTGGGGTAAAATTGAGTACGCCAAAGAGAAAACCGATTCTGAAAACGACAAGTAACAGCAGCCTTTGATTCAGCTAACTGAGGAGTTCCGATTGATGTTCCGAAAATTATGTTCCGTCGCCCTGATGCTGGCCTGGGGTTTGTCTGGCAGTCATACATCGACCGCTGCAGAAAAGTTGCCTGAAGCACAGCCGGCGGACAATCCGGTTCTCACAAAGATTGAAGTCAAAAGCACGCTGGATCAGAGCATGCAGCCATCTCTCATCTGGGCGCCGAAGTCTGCCAAATCCAGTCCCACACCATTGTTTGTCTTCCTGCATTCCTGGAGTGGCAATTATAAGCAGAACAACGCCAAGTGGCTTAAAGAGGCACAACAACGCGGATGGATTTACCTGCATCCCAATTTCCGGGGCGTCAATCAGCAGCCGGAAGCCTGTGGTTCTCGACTGGCTCGACAGGACATTCTCGATGCGATCGACTATGTCATTCAACACTATGATGTCGATCAGTCGCGAATCTACCTGGCGGGTTCTTCGGGGGGCGGACACATGACAATGCTCATGGTTGGTCATCATCCGGATCGTTTCTCTGCCGCCTCGGCCTGGGTCGGCATCAGTGATCTCGCAGACTGGTATCGCTTCCACGTCAAAGATGGTAAACCCCAGCGGTACGCCCAGATGATTCTCAAGTCGCTGACTGCCAAACCGGGAACCAGTCAAGAGGTAGATGCCCAGTATCGTGACCGCTCCCCTTTGTACTGGATTGCGAATGCCAGTGAAGTACCGCTGGATCTCAACGCCGGTGTCACTGATGGCCAGACCGGTTCCGTGCCCTTCATGCATACACTGAAGGCCTACAATCAGTTGGCGAAAAAGAATAACAGCCCCCTAATTACTGATGCAGAAATGCATCAATTGTGGGATCAGGGGAAACTCACAACGCCTCAGTCTGCCGATGAGACCCCTGACGAAACTTACGGCCGCGATATTCATCTCCGTCGCAAGTCGGGGCAGGCCCGCGTCACCATTTTTGAAGGGGGGCATGAAGGATTACCGGAACCAGCCTGCGCCTGGCTGTCGCAGCAGTCTCGTGATACTTCCAGCTTTGGAAAAGGGTCAGACTGAGAGATCGGAAGGACGTGTACACGCTTCACTGGGGCTGTTGACGCGTGCCTGGTTAATCTGCTGCTTCAGGGGGTTCTGCAGAGAGCTTGCGGAATAAGCCTGTTCTGCGGGTTCTTGCGCAGCAGTCTTCGAATTCGCTTAGGTCGGATCGTTTGGGGCAATTGACTATTCAAACCCTGACCCGCCTTCGCGTACAATACAGGCTGTCCCAAGCCTCAAACCTGCTTGCGAATTATTTCAACCTGAGAGTCAGTTACTTTGGACCGTCAACAGCAACGAATCGCAGAAGATCTCTCCAGCCTGATTGCAGGTGATGTGCGATGCGATCCGGTGTCGTTGTCGATTTACTCGAGCGATGCCAGCCTCTATCAGATGCCTCCCCTCTGTGTCGCCTATCCCCGTGATCGCGAGGATATGATCGCCATCGCCCGGTATGCCTCGGAGATGCATATCCCCATCATCCCCCGTGGTGCAGGAACGGGCCTGGTCGGAGATGCGATCGGCACCGGAATTGTAATTGACTGCTCGCGGTTTATGACCGGATTTGAACTACTCAATGACAATCTGATTCTGGTCCAGCCCGGCGTGGTACATGCGCGTCTCAATCG is a window from the Gimesia benthica genome containing:
- a CDS encoding transketolase produces the protein MAAQANALSMEELKEKGKVLRRLIIKMTTEAGSGHPSSSLSAVEVVNALWFGGFMKYDPQNPTWEARDRFILSKGHAVPVLYAAMAEAGYFSTDDVMTLRKLGSPFEGHPNMKRLPGIEASTGSLGQGLSLGIGQALGARLNKNGANVFVVIGDGEMGEGQVWEALAAAEKYKLGNLTAIIDQNGYQQTGATKDVLDMGSFEDKIASFGWHTQTINGNCQETVVEALEAAAKVTDRPKAIISQTKKGYGILPVLEEAGDTNYHGKPLSPELAEKALALLS
- a CDS encoding anti-sigma factor; translation: MVQNSPVLFPLGRSMTESSFTDQELLSYLDESLSTDLMSQIEAALRQSDRLRVRLAELARQRDEGVHSVGEIWRRNRLSCPTRSQLGGYLLETLPPEFQSFVEFHLQQTGCRYCNANLEDLKAGLSNLSADSQRRREKYFQSSAGYFSSQQDDE
- a CDS encoding 2-oxoacid:ferredoxin oxidoreductase subunit beta produces the protein MSVDTSLPVLSPKDFASDQEIRWCPRCGDYSILAQMKKVLPTLGIPKEKFVFVSGIGCSSRFPYYMDTYGMHSIHGRAPAVATGVKLANPDLQVWVITGDGDSLSIGGNHFMHVLRRNVDVKVILFNNQIYGLTKGQYSPTSPTGTKTKSTPFGSVDRPLNPLSVAIGARATFAARSVDVDIKHLCNVLERAANHKGTAFVEVYQDCNVFNSGAFAFASKKGEKEENVIYLEHGKPLIFGKDRDKGIRLNSHDQPEVVELGKGITEDDLLFHDEKSEDMNLAFLLASMRYPEMPEPMGVFRCVEHPTYNEAVYDQVKSATERNGEGNLEALFNTGDTWTV
- the dcd gene encoding dCTP deaminase; protein product: MILTGKEIEKRLGTDIVIEPYNAKYLNPNSYNLCLHNELMVYEEIVLDMARPNRLGKYVIPEEGMVLYPGQLYLGRTVERTETHNLAPLLEGRSSIGRLGISVHATAGVGDIGFCGYWTLEITVAQPVRIYAGIPICQIIYHTVEGEIVEYNSDKYQNNKGIQPSLLFKELNPNENRQMRLSFGEEKTSD
- a CDS encoding LON peptidase substrate-binding domain-containing protein; translation: MVSDSEMIEQRLEASAGVVPVLSLENTVLLPHSLQLLRITAPLDCQLVSDVLASGSLIAIDSQQVCSRTGSILSIGTDIRPVCLASIVSPAQLEAGHYSLLVQGHCRARSVTLLNTDTPYRTALLDLKPDYYPEEPVIHREHRQLELIEHFSRIFTDHISEPTYFHQLHRDIELGILCDTLAGSLPLESPLQQLILAEQDVDQRSDLLLSFLKSIVRQQQRDPAAAIPSNGFSLN
- a CDS encoding sulfatase family protein, translating into MKLRFTNFWQVICVCLLLAGLLTNQIQAAENSRPNILFCIADDASYPHMGAYGCSWVKTPAFDRVAREGLLFTNAYTPNAKCAPSRACILTGRNSWQLKEAGNHMAFFPPEFKTYVEALAEHGYVVGKTAKGWAPGVAVDAQGKRRNLAGPAFNSKKLKPPATGISSIDYAGNFGEFLQTCPEQKSWCFWYGGFEPHRRYEYGSGAKNAGKKIADIDRVPAYWPDNEVIRNDMLDYAYEIEHFDQHLGRMLKMLEERGELDNTLIVVTADNGMPFPRIKGQEYELSNHLPLAIMWPDGIKAPGRVIKDYVSFIDFAPTFIEVAGLKWNQTGMQPATGQSLTDIFQSTKSGQVNPDRDHVLIGKERHDIGRPHDQGYPIRGIVKGGMLYLHNYETGRWPAGNPETGYLNCDGSPTKTVILDLRRDGSQQQFWELAFGKRPSEELFAIDSDQECMTNLAETLEYQKVKQALKQQLEAELKAQQDPRMTGKGGVFEAYQYSDPRTRNFYERYMGGEPLKAGWVNKTDFEAAPLD
- the nth gene encoding endonuclease III; the protein is MSGSSYADSLDDKKKHARKIARGLARLFPEPECALIHDSPFQLLVATILSAQCTDERVNATTPTLFKKYPTAAKLATSKQADVEKIVYPLGFFRAKATNIRKMAQALMDDHEGEVPKTLKELVALPGVGRKTANVVLGTAFDIPSGVVVDTHVKRICNLFGLTTSKNPEIIERDLMEVLPKKEWIAFSHRVILHGRATCVARKPRCRECALLKICPRIGLKPLDQ